Proteins encoded within one genomic window of Manis pentadactyla isolate mManPen7 chromosome 4, mManPen7.hap1, whole genome shotgun sequence:
- the MXRA7 gene encoding matrix-remodeling-associated protein 7 isoform X1 — protein MEAPAELLAALPALATALALLLAWLLVRRGAAASPEPARPSEARGAPVPRAPEPAAAPEGPGTPEGPGEPQPPGARAAAPAEAEEQAAAARQEEEQGGEEGPPQAEPEEEDGGEAFSFKYSPGMLRGNQYKEMMTKEELEEEQRVQKEQLAAIFKLMKDNKDTFGEMSDGDVREQLSLYDM, from the exons ATGGAGGCGCCGGCGGAGCTGCTGGCCGCGCTGCCCGCGCTGGCCACCGCTCTGGCGCTGCTGCTCGCCTGGCTGCTGGTGCGGCGCGGGGCGGCCGCAAGCCCGGAGCCCGCACGCCCCTCCGAGGCCAGAGGCGCCCCCGTGCCCCGCGCCCCGGAGCCGGCGGCCGCGCCCGAGGGCCCGGGGACTCCGGAGGGCCCGGGGGAGCCCCAGCCCCCGGGGGCGCGCGCGGCGGCGCCGGCGGAGGCGGAGGAGCAGGCCGCCGCGGCGAGGCAG GAAGAGGAGCAGGGTGGCGAGGAGGGCCCACCCCAAGCAGAGCCTGAGGAAGAAGATG GAGGAGAGGCATTCTCCTTTAAGTACAGCCCTGGGATGCTGCGGGGGAACCAGTACAAGGAGATGATGACCAAAGAGGAGCTGGAGGAAGAACAGAG AGTTCAGAAAGAACAGCTGGCGGCCATCTTCAAGCTCATGAAGGACAACAAGGACACGTTTGGTGAGATGTCCGACGGCGACGTGCGGGAGCAGCTCAGCCTCTACGACATGTAG
- the MXRA7 gene encoding matrix-remodeling-associated protein 7 isoform X3: MEAPAELLAALPALATALALLLAWLLVRRGAAASPEPARPSEARGAPVPRAPEPAAAPEGPGTPEGPGEPQPPGARAAAPAEAEEQAAAARQEEEQGGEEGPPQAEPEEEDGGEAFSFKYSPGMLRGNQYKEMMTKEELEEEQRTEE, from the exons ATGGAGGCGCCGGCGGAGCTGCTGGCCGCGCTGCCCGCGCTGGCCACCGCTCTGGCGCTGCTGCTCGCCTGGCTGCTGGTGCGGCGCGGGGCGGCCGCAAGCCCGGAGCCCGCACGCCCCTCCGAGGCCAGAGGCGCCCCCGTGCCCCGCGCCCCGGAGCCGGCGGCCGCGCCCGAGGGCCCGGGGACTCCGGAGGGCCCGGGGGAGCCCCAGCCCCCGGGGGCGCGCGCGGCGGCGCCGGCGGAGGCGGAGGAGCAGGCCGCCGCGGCGAGGCAG GAAGAGGAGCAGGGTGGCGAGGAGGGCCCACCCCAAGCAGAGCCTGAGGAAGAAGATG GAGGAGAGGCATTCTCCTTTAAGTACAGCCCTGGGATGCTGCGGGGGAACCAGTACAAGGAGATGATGACCAAAGAGGAGCTGGAGGAAGAACAGAG AACTGAAGAATAA
- the MXRA7 gene encoding matrix-remodeling-associated protein 7 isoform X2 — protein sequence MEAPAELLAALPALATALALLLAWLLVRRGAAASPEPARPSEARGAPVPRAPEPAAAPEGPGTPEGPGEPQPPGARAAAPAEAEEQAAAARQEEEQGGEEGPPQAEPEEEDGGEAFSFKYSPGMLRGNQYKEMMTKEELEEEQRIELTSDLTSL from the exons ATGGAGGCGCCGGCGGAGCTGCTGGCCGCGCTGCCCGCGCTGGCCACCGCTCTGGCGCTGCTGCTCGCCTGGCTGCTGGTGCGGCGCGGGGCGGCCGCAAGCCCGGAGCCCGCACGCCCCTCCGAGGCCAGAGGCGCCCCCGTGCCCCGCGCCCCGGAGCCGGCGGCCGCGCCCGAGGGCCCGGGGACTCCGGAGGGCCCGGGGGAGCCCCAGCCCCCGGGGGCGCGCGCGGCGGCGCCGGCGGAGGCGGAGGAGCAGGCCGCCGCGGCGAGGCAG GAAGAGGAGCAGGGTGGCGAGGAGGGCCCACCCCAAGCAGAGCCTGAGGAAGAAGATG GAGGAGAGGCATTCTCCTTTAAGTACAGCCCTGGGATGCTGCGGGGGAACCAGTACAAGGAGATGATGACCAAAGAGGAGCTGGAGGAAGAACAGAG GATTGAGCTGACCTCTGACCTCACTTCCCTCTAG